The sequence CAACACCCTCGCCAGCTTCACGGTCGTGGCGCTGATCTTCATCGCGATCAACTTCTCGCTGACGAGCTTCGCGAGCTGGCTGGAACGCCGGCTGCGCCAGGCCAAGAAGTCCACCGGTGCGGTCGTCACCGCGGACGCGGTGGAGGAGCTCAGCACGCCGGGTGAACACGTGGACGGCCAGAAGTAGGCAAGTCCTGCTAACAGGGCACGTCCGGCGTAGAACTGACGAGATGTGAGCAACCGGAGGCAGTGGCGTGGTCGCCACTGCCTCCGTCACTTGACGCAAGCACCGGCAATAGGTTGCATACGTTCTGTGATCGTGTACCCCGCTCCACCTGCAAGTCCCGGTAGGACACTCAGTACGCCGCTCCGGGCAGGGGGCACCGCGCCGTGGACCCGGTGATCATCGTCGGAGCGGGGCCCGTAGGACTCACGCTCGCACTGGCGCTGGCGCGCCAGGAGGTCCCGTCGGTCGTCCTGGACGAGGGCCCCGGCAAGGACGAACAGCGACTCGCTCGTACGGCCGTCCTGCGCGAGGACACGGCCGCGCTGGTCGAGCGGCTGACGGGCTTCCCCGTGACCGAGGCCGGTTTCCGTTGGGCCGGATGGCGGTCGATGCGGCGCAAGCAGGTGATGCGGGAGATCACGTTCACCGAGGACGATCCCATGCTCCTGCACGTCCCCCAGCACGTTCTGACGGCCGCCCTGCGAGAGGCGATCGGGACCGAACGCCTGGTCAAGGTCGCCGTGGAGAGCCGCCTGGACTCCCTTGAGCAGGAGACCGCGGGCGTCACGGCGCACACACGGGGCCCCAAGGGCACCTGGTGGCGCGGCAGCTACCTGGTCGGCTGCGACGGACCGCGCTCGACGGTACGAAAGCTCCAGGACATCCGCTTCCCGGGGCGCACGGCCGTGGAACGCCACGCCGTCGCCGCGCTGCGTGCGGAACTCCCGTGGCCCGGCGAGGCGTTGCTGCACCGCACACCCCCGTGGCGGTCCTCGGGCCCCCCGGTCTCCGAAGTGACCGCGCGGCCCCTCGCCGAGGACGTGTGGCGCATGGACTGGCTGCTGCCGCCGGGCAAGGACCTGGTCACACCGGACCTGCTGGTGGCACGCGTCCGGGAGACCCTCGCGGGCTGGAGCGGGGGCACCACCCCGCCGTACGAGCTGCTCGACACCGGAGTCCACACGGTCCACCACCGGCTGGCGCGGCGCTGGCGGGCCGGCCGGGTCTTCCTCGCCGGGGACTCGGCGCATCTGCTCGGCGCACTCGGCACCCAGGGCCTCGACGAGGGGCTGCGGGACGCCGACAACCTGGCGTGGAAGCTGGCTCTCGCCTGGCACCACGGCCCGCACGAGGCACTGCTCGACAGCTACCAGGTGGAGCGGCGCGCGATCGTCGCCGCCCGACTGCGCGCCGCCGACCAGTCACTGCCGCTGCTGCGCGGCGGAGGACTGCGGTCCGCGGTGCCCGGGGCGGCCCGCGGCCATGACGCCCTGCTCACCGACGGTCACCTGGGGCGCGGCCCGCTGGGTGCGCCGGGAGCGTACGCCGATTCGCCGCTCGCGCCTCCGTACGCCGAGTCGGCCGTCGAGGTCGACACGGCTGCGGGCGCCGCGGTCGCCGATGTCCTGGTGACGGCGGAGGACGGTTCGTCCGTGGCGCTGCGGGACCGGCTGGGCCGGGGGGCGCTGCTCGTGCTGCTCATCGCGCCCGGAACCGTGGTGTGGGACCGCAAGCACTGGGTGACGGCCGGGATCATGCCGCGGTTGGCCGCCGCCGTGACCGCGTTGCCGCACCGGGCCGAGCTGCTGGTCGCCGAGAGCTACCCGGGCGCGGCCGCGCACACCGTGCTGCTGATCCGCCCGGACGGGCACCTGGTCACGGCGTTCGGCGGGGTGCGCCCCGCGGACCTGTACGAGGCCGCGGAGGCAGCGCTGGGCGGCCCCCGGTCGACGGCCGGGGCGCCCGCGGGCAAGTCCTGAGGAGAGCGTGCGCCCCTTGGTGAAGGGGCGCCTGTCCAACCCCTGACACCGAGTTGACCGGCCTGCACCGCCATGGTGTACTCCGGATCGTGACCGACACCTGTGTGCGCCTGTGGCGGAGGGTCCATATGGACCTCGTCCGCTATTCGGGCTGCCTGTGTCGCCCGTCCTGCTGAATTCGCATCCCTCTGAAATCCCGCGCGTGAGGCCTCTGAGCTGCCGCGCACCCGCGAACGCTTGTCAGGACGGTACCCGTGTCTGTGTCACCCTCTGCTCCCGCTTCCGCCGGTTCCGCCGCCTCCACCGAGGCCCGCACTCCCACCCAGGCCGAGCTGCTGGACTTCGTGCGCCGTACGGCCGCCGACGCCGAGCTGATCGCCTCCCTGCCGCTCGACCCCGAGGGCCGTACGTGGGTACGCCTCGAAGGTCCCGGCGGTAGCGAGGCCTGGCTCATCGGCTGGCCGCCCGGCACGGGCACCGGCTGGCACGACCATGCCGAGTCGGTGGGCGCTTTCCTCACCGCGTCCGGCGAACTCAAGGAGAACTCGCTCGTCGCACGGCTGCCCACCGACGGCTGGAAGACCCTCGAACTCAACGAGGGAATCGACCGTGAGCGGCGGTTGTCGGCCGGCAAGGGCCGCTCCTTCGGCCAGCACCATGTGCACGAGGTGCTCAACGAGTCCACCGAGGAGCACGCAGTCTCCGTTCACGCGTACTACCCGCCGCTGCCGCGGATCAGCCGCTACAGCCGCACCGGCCAGATCCTGCGCCTGGAGCAGGTCGAGCGCCCCGCGGACTGGCAGTGACGGCCGGAGGTCCCGTGACAACCGGGACTCCCACGGTGACCGGAGATCCCGTGGTGACCGAACACCCGGTGGGCATCGACGAGTTGCTGGAGCGCGTCCGTGCCGGTCTGGACCGGATCGAGGCGGAAGCCGCGCACGACGCCGCACGGGCGGGCGACGCCCTGCTCGTCGACATCCGGTACGCGGCTTTGCGTGAGCGCGACGGTCTGATTCCCGGGGCGCTCGTCGTCGAGCGCAACGAACTGGAGTGGCGGCTCGACCCGCAGGGCAGCCATCGCGCCCCCGAGGCCACGAGCCACGACCTGCGCGTCGTGGTCGTCTGCAACGAGGGCTACGCGTCGAGCCTCGCGGCCGTCTCCCTGCGGCAGTTGGGACTTCACCGGGCCACGGACCTGGTGGGAGGCTTCCAGGCCTGGCGAACGGCCGGGCTGCCGGTGGGCACGGCTCCGTCATAGCCACTTGGCCACAGTCAATGGTGGGGGCCCCTTGAAGTAAGGGGCCCCCACCATTGCGTACCGCCCCTTACTCTCCGGACTCCCGGCCGTCACTCCTTGGCCGTCACTCCTTGGCCGTCGCCGCCGTGACGGGGCGGACCCTGAGCGCCGCGCGGCCGGGCAGTGAGCTGGCGACCAGGGCGAGCAGGCCGGCGGACGCCACCACCGCGACGTACACCAGGGGCGTGACGGCCGGGGCCGCGCTGCCCGTCATCCCGACGCTGAAGGCCGTGAGGACGGCGAGCGCGATGCCGCTGCCGAGGGCCGTGGCCAGCAGCAGGACCGACAACGCCTCGGTCCGCAGCATGCGCAGCACTTGGCGGCGGGTTGCGCCGGCGAGGCGGAGCAGCGCGAACTCCCGGACGCGTTCCGAGACCGACATGGCGAGCGTGTTGACGACCGCGATGGCGGTGAAGGCGAGTACGAGGCCCATGGCGAAGTAGTTGACCTCGGCGTTCGCCTGCTGACGCTCGGCCTGCAACGAGTCCGCGGTGGCCGGAGAGACCACCCGCACTCCCGGGAACTTCCGCACAGCCGTCGCCAGTTCGCCCTGTGAACGGTGAGTGGAGACGAGGACCGTGGCCGCGAGCGGGTTGTCGACGTGCCGGGCGATCAGGTCGTGGGCCATGGTGAGGTCGCCGAAACCGAGTCCCTTGGCGTAGACGGCGGCGACGGTGAGCGTGACGGGCGTGCCGTCGCCGAGGGTGAGCTTCAGCGTGCTGCCGGGCTTCAAGTGCAACTGGTCCGCAGCGAGTTCACTGACCGCGATGGTGTCCTTCGTGAGCCCGGCGAGGGACCCTTCGGTGACATCGGGGTCCCAGGTACGGGCCAGCCCCTGGGTGGTGACGCCCTGGGCGGCGTACTTGGAGAGCCCGACACGGACGGTCGTGCGGACGACCTCGGTGGCGACGTCGTGGCCCGTACGCAACTGTCGTGCGGCCTGCGCCGGGACGCCGGGCCCCTGTGCGGCGAGGACCCAGTCCGCGCGGATGCCCTCGCGGGCCTGGCCTCGGGCGGCGTCCCCCAGGGTCGGCTGGACGAAGAGGACCGTGCAGGTCATACCGATGAGGAGGGTGAGCGGGGTGACGACGGAGGCCATGCGGACGGCGTTGCCGCGCAGGTTGGCGGTGGCGAGCCTGCCGCCCGGCCCGGTGAGCCGCAGTGGAGTGCCCAGGACCGCCACGGCCGCCCGCACCAGCAGCGGACCGAGCAGGGCGACGGCGGAGGCGAGGACCACAACGGTCAGGAAGGTCACGGGAGTCGAGGCCGGCTCGGTACGCAGCACGCTGAGTACGACGACGAGAACCGTGCCTCCGGCCAGCAGCACGAGCCCCGCGAGGATGCGGCCCCAGGCGGGCCGGGTGAGTGCCGCGCCGGTCTCGGAGAGTGCCTCGGCCGGGCGCATACGGGCGATCCGACGGGACGAGACCCGCGCGGCGGCCCAGGCACCGACGAGAGTGGCGGCGACAGCGGCGAACAGCGGGAACACGCTGACCGTGTGCTGAAGCGTGGCAGGGACGGCCCCGAGGTCGACGAACCGTCCGTGCAGCCAGGCACCCAGCGGCAGTCCGACGAGCGCTCCGACGACGCCCGCCGCGGCGCCGACCAGCAGCGCCTCCCGGCCGAGAAGCTTGCGGATCTGCCCCGACGTGGCGGCGACGGCACGCAGCAGGGCGAGTTCGCGGTGCCGCTGCTGGACGGAGAGCGCGAAGGTGCCGACGACCACGAGGACGGCGACGAGGAGGGAGGTGCCGCCCATCGCGCCCCCCATGCTGACGAGTTTGATCCGGGCGGCGGCAGCGTCCAGGAACTCGACGGGGCCCCGCTCGTCCCCCGAACTGACCTGCGCCGTGGTGCCGTGCAGCGCCTTGGCCACGGCTGCTTCGAGAGTGGCGGTGTCGGTGCCCTCGGCCGGTACGACGCCGAAGGCCGTGACCTTGCCGGGGTGGGCGGCGAGGCGCCGGGCTTCGGCGGCCGAGAAGAAGAGGGAGGTCTGGTGGCGCACACGGTCTCCCGCGGGCACCGCGATACCGGTGACACGGTACGTGCGCGGGCTCTGCGTGGACTGGACGGTGAGGCGGTCTCCGAGGTCGATCCGGGCGCGGTCGGCGAGGTAGCGGTCCACGACCAGATCGCCCGGCGCGCTGGGCGCAACGCCGGTGGCGAGGGTGTACGGAGTCAGAGCCGCCGAGTCCCACGAGTGGCCGTAGGCCGTCCGGTCGCCGGTGCCGGTGGGTGTCAGGGGCTGGGCGAGGAAGGTCAGTTCGGGAATGACGCGCTCGACGCCGGGGGCCGCACCGAGCCGTGCTGTGAGGTTCTCCGGCAACCAGGCCCGTTCGGCGATGGGCTTGGCCTTGTGCTTGGTCTTGGTCTTGCCCTTCTTGTGCTTGACGGTGGTCTTGTGGACGTTCTGGTCGGCGGAGACCACGACGGGGGTGGCGGCGTAGCGCTCGGTACTGATGGTGCCGCGCAACCCGGTTTCGAGGAGGGTGCCGCAGGCCGCGATGAGGGCCGCCGCGCACATCAGGGCGAGGAAGGCGCCGAGGAAGCCGCCTTTGCGGTGCCGGACGGTCCGCAGTGCATAGCGCAGCATCATGGCGTCTGGGCCTCTCTTCTGTTGTGTTCGTCTGTGTCGCCCGCGGCGTCGGCCTGGGCGGGGAAGGCGAGGAACCGGGTGAGTACCGTGCGCGCGTCGGCCGGGGTGTCGGCCTCGGGCCGCTTGTACCGGTTGAGGAGGGCGATGTACTCCTCGAAGAACGCGCGGAGTTCGGGGAGCGTCAGCCGGATCGTGCCGCGTGAGTACGGGAAGGCGTCGGCCCAGGGCCCGTCGACCGCGTGCTGCTGGAGCTGCTCGAAGAGTTCGAGGTCGGCGGCGTAGGCATGGTGGTTGAGCTCGTCCATGACGAGCCGCATCTCGGGGCTCTGGCGGCTGCGGGGCGGAAAGCGGCGGTCGCCGGGAACGGCCCGCCACCAGCGCTCCCGGCCCTGCCCTTGGGCGCCCGTCTCCTCGACGAAGCCGTAGCGCGCGAGTTCACGCAGGTGGTAGCTGGTGGCCCCGGTGTTGAGCCCGAGGGCCCTGGCCAGTGTCGCGGAGGTGGCGGGGCCGTGCACGGTGAGGTGCTGCAGCATCCGCTGTCGGCGGGGCTGGGCGAGTGCTTTGAGCGTGGCAAGGTCGGAGAGCTCGACCGGGGCGCGGCCGGCTTCCTCGGATGCGGTCTTCTCGGACGCGGTCTCCTCGGATGCGGGAGACGCGCGCCCTGGTTCCGTGGGGTCCGCGGCGCCGGGTGTCTGTGCCATGCGTACACAGTCGCCTGTGCACAGGTACCTGTGCACTGCGGTCGCCCGGCGTCCTGGACAGGGGGTTAACCCCACCCTCGACCACGACAACAGGGTCTCTCAGCCGAGGAGTTGACACCCGAGCGGACCGAAGCCCCCATGACTGCGGCCCGCCGTACGACTCCGGGCCCGACACAGCCACCGGCTCCGGCTCCGGCTCCGAGCCCGAACGCGATGGGCGCCCCCGCGCGTCCACCGTGCCCAAAGCCCAGAGCCCAAAGCCACCGGCCACCTCGCAGGGAATCCCTCCCTGCCCCCCTCAGAACCCCTCGTCGCCGAGGAACTCCGTGTCCTCGCCCTCTTCCTCAAGCGCCTTGCGGACCACGCTCAGGGCAGTGCCCTGTGAGTAGCCCTTGCGGGCGAGCATGCCCGCGAGGCGCCGTATGCGCTTGTCGCGGTCGAGGCCGCGAGTGGAACGCAGCTTGCGCGCCACCAGTTCGCGTGCGGTCGCCTCCTCCTGGTCGGAGTCGAGTTGCGCGACCGCCTCGTCGATCAGCGTGGAGTCCACTCCCTTGGTCCTCAGCTCCTGGGCGAGTGCCCGCCGGGCGAGACCCCGCCCGTGGTGGCGGGACTCCACCCAGGCTTCCGCGAAGGCGCCGTCGTTGATCAGCCCGACCTCTTCGTAGCGGGACAGCACCTCGTCCGCCACGTCGTCCGGGATCTCTCGCTTGCGCAACGCGTCCGCCAGCTGCTTTCGCGTGCGCGCGGTCCCGGTGAGCAGGCGCAGACAGATCGCCCGCGCCTGCTCAGCCGGGTCCCTCGGTGGCTCCCCCTTCTCGGCCCTCGACGAGCGAGGGGTGCCTCCGTCCTGTGTGTCGCCGGACGACTCCCCGAAGCCGCTCCGCCGACCGCGCGCCCGTCGAGCCCGGCCCCCGCGACCCGGGGCACCCTCGCCCCGAGCCCCGCCGCCCCGCTCTCCGTCGTCCCCGTACGGCCAGTCACCGGCGCCGCGCCCTGAACCGGCGCCCGATGAACCGCCACCTTCCCGCGAACCCTCGCCGTCCCCCGGAGCACCGCCTTCGTGCACGCCGCCCCCGTCGGCGGAGCCGAAGTCTCCCCCGTGGCCCTGCCCTCGGGAGGCAACGGGGTAGACGTACTCGGACCAGTCCGTTCGTCGTGTCACGGACTAGCTCTTGGCCGCCGCGGCCTTGGGCTTGACGGTCTTGGCCGCGGGAGCGGGAACCGTCTTCGCCGCCTCTCCGGGAGCACCCGGCACCGCCGCGTCCGCGCCCGGCTCGACCGCAGACTTCTCCGCCTCCGGCTTCACACCGACGCCCAGCTTCTCCAGGATCTTCTTCTCGATCTCGTTGGCCAGGTCGGGGTTGTCCTTCAGGAAGTTGCGCGCGTTCTCCTTGCCCTGGCCGAGCTGGTCGCCCTCGTACGTGTACCAGGCGCCGGCCTTGCGGACGAAGCCGTTCTCCACGCCCATGTCGATCAGGCCGCCCTCACGGCTGATGCCCTGCCCGTAGAGGATGTCGAACTCGGCCTGCTTGAAGGGCGGTGCGACCTTGTTCTTGACGACCTTCACGCGGGTGCGGTTGCCGACCGCGTCGGTGCCGTCCTTCAGGGTCTCGATACGACGGATGTCGAGGCGCACCGAGGCGTAGAACTTCAGCGCCCGGCCACCGGTCGTGGTCTCCGGCGAGCCGAACATCACACCGATCTTCTCGCGCAGCTGGTTGATGAAGATCGCGGTGGTCTTCGACTGGTTGAGCGCGCTGGTGATCTTCCGCAGTGCCTGGCTCATCAGACGGGCCTGCAGACCCACGTGCGAGTCGCCCATCTCGCCCTCGATCTCCGCGCGCGGCACGAGGGCGGCGACGGAGTCGATGACGATGAGGTCGAGCGCGCCGGAGCGGATCAGCATGTCCACGATCTCCAGAGCCTGCTCGCCGTTGTCCGGCTGCGACAGGATGAGGTTCTCGATGTCGACGCCGAGCTTCTTCGCGTACTCGGGGTCGAGGGCGTGCTCCGCGTCGATGAAGGCCACCTGACCGCCGGCCTTCTGCGCGTTCGCCACGGCGTGCAGGGTCAGGGTCGTCTTGCCGGAGGACTCCGGCCCGTACACCTCCACCACCCGGCCACGCGGCAGGCCGCCGACACCGAGTGCGACGTCGAGTGCCGTCGAGCCGGTGGGGATGACCTCGATGGGCTCGTTCGGCCGCTCGCCGAGGCGCATCACCGCACCCTTGCCGAATTGCCGTTCAATTTGTGCGAGCGCGGCGTCGAGCGCCTTCTCGCGGTCGGTTCCTGCCATGGGTTCCACCCGATTTGCTTGTGTCGATCGCTTCACGTCAAAGACGCTAACGCCTGCCACTGACAATGCGCCCCGACGCCCGTCCAGCCTGTGGATAACTCGGGCACTTCCGCATGAAATCCCCGCCCGCATCCCGTTTCGGGCTTCGCCGGAGCCTCCATAAGAATGGATGTTCGATTTTGATGTCAAGCGCATCAGGTGCTTCGGCGAGAGCGTGTCGCAGCCTCCACTGCCCGGCTGTTCCGGAGCCGCGGGGCGCATGCGGAACGGTGCTAGGAGGAGGCCCGGGGCCCGTCGTCCTCCACCGGCACGGACTCCCTGGGGCTACCCCGCAGCAGGCGTCGTATGCGCTTGAGGAAGGTGCCTGAGCCCCGCTTCCTGCGCCCGTGCACCCGCGGGTCGTCCGTGACGTCGTACCGCTTCACGTACGCCCCCAGGAAGGCCTGCAGCGTGGCGACCGCCGGGATGGCGATCAGCGCGCCGACGGCTCCGAGCAGGGCGGTGCCCGCGATGACCGACCCGAAGGCGACCGCCGGGTGGATGTCCACGGTCTTCGCGGTCAGCTTGGGCTGCAGCACGTAGTTCTCGAACTGCTGGTAGATCACGACGAAGACCAGCACCCACAGCGCGTACCAGGGGTTGACCGTGAAGGCGATCAGCATCGGCAGGGCGCCCGCGAGATACGTACCGATGGTGGGGATGAACTGCGAGACCAGTCCCACCCAGACGGCGAGCACGGGCGCGTAGTCCACGCCGAGGGACTCCAGCAGGATGTAGTGCGCCAGGCCGGAGACGAGGGCCATCAGGCCGCGTGAGTACAGGTAGCCGCCGGTCTTGTTGACGGCGATCTCCCACGCGCGCAGGACCTCCGCCTGCCGGGCCGGCGGCAGCACCGAGCACAGCGCGCGCCTCAGCCGCGGGCCGTCGGCGGCGAAGTAGAACGCGAACAGGGTGACCGTCAGGAGCTGGAAGAGGCCGCCCAGCACCTGCGCGGACACGTCCAGAACCCCGGTGGCGCTGTTCTGCACGTACTTCCGGAGCCAGTCGGAGCGCAGCAGGCTGTCCTGGATGTCGACGCGGCTGAGCTCCGTGTGGAAGGTGGTGTTGATCCAGCTGATCACCGAGTCGACGTACTTCGGGAAGTCCTCGACGATGTCGATGATCTGCCCGGCCAGCATCGAGCCGAGCAACGCCACGAAGCCCGCGCTCACGACCATCACGATGAGAAACACGAGACCGGTGGCGAGTCCCCGCCGCATGCCGAACGAGGACAACCAGCTCACCGCGGGCTCTATCGCCAGAGCCAGGAAGAACGCGATGAGGATGTTGATCAGCAGCCCGGTCAGCTGGTGGAAGGCCCAACTGCCCAGCTGGAAACAGGCGATGAGAGCGAGCGCGAGCACCATGGCCCGCGGCAGCCAGCGCGGCATGCCGCTGCCTCCCTCGGCCGCGCCCCGGGCCGGGGGGCTGGGAGGTGTC is a genomic window of Streptomyces sp. NBC_00414 containing:
- a CDS encoding cysteine dioxygenase translates to MSVSPSAPASAGSAASTEARTPTQAELLDFVRRTAADAELIASLPLDPEGRTWVRLEGPGGSEAWLIGWPPGTGTGWHDHAESVGAFLTASGELKENSLVARLPTDGWKTLELNEGIDRERRLSAGKGRSFGQHHVHEVLNESTEEHAVSVHAYYPPLPRISRYSRTGQILRLEQVERPADWQ
- a CDS encoding AI-2E family transporter; this encodes MASTDETAQVGQHASPLGTTPPSPPARGAAEGGSGMPRWLPRAMVLALALIACFQLGSWAFHQLTGLLINILIAFFLALAIEPAVSWLSSFGMRRGLATGLVFLIVMVVSAGFVALLGSMLAGQIIDIVEDFPKYVDSVISWINTTFHTELSRVDIQDSLLRSDWLRKYVQNSATGVLDVSAQVLGGLFQLLTVTLFAFYFAADGPRLRRALCSVLPPARQAEVLRAWEIAVNKTGGYLYSRGLMALVSGLAHYILLESLGVDYAPVLAVWVGLVSQFIPTIGTYLAGALPMLIAFTVNPWYALWVLVFVVIYQQFENYVLQPKLTAKTVDIHPAVAFGSVIAGTALLGAVGALIAIPAVATLQAFLGAYVKRYDVTDDPRVHGRRKRGSGTFLKRIRRLLRGSPRESVPVEDDGPRASS
- the recA gene encoding recombinase RecA, which gives rise to MAGTDREKALDAALAQIERQFGKGAVMRLGERPNEPIEVIPTGSTALDVALGVGGLPRGRVVEVYGPESSGKTTLTLHAVANAQKAGGQVAFIDAEHALDPEYAKKLGVDIENLILSQPDNGEQALEIVDMLIRSGALDLIVIDSVAALVPRAEIEGEMGDSHVGLQARLMSQALRKITSALNQSKTTAIFINQLREKIGVMFGSPETTTGGRALKFYASVRLDIRRIETLKDGTDAVGNRTRVKVVKNKVAPPFKQAEFDILYGQGISREGGLIDMGVENGFVRKAGAWYTYEGDQLGQGKENARNFLKDNPDLANEIEKKILEKLGVGVKPEAEKSAVEPGADAAVPGAPGEAAKTVPAPAAKTVKPKAAAAKS
- a CDS encoding putative leader peptide; its protein translation is MRLWRRVHMDLVRYSGCLCRPSC
- a CDS encoding rhodanese-like domain-containing protein; translated protein: MTGDPVVTEHPVGIDELLERVRAGLDRIEAEAAHDAARAGDALLVDIRYAALRERDGLIPGALVVERNELEWRLDPQGSHRAPEATSHDLRVVVVCNEGYASSLAAVSLRQLGLHRATDLVGGFQAWRTAGLPVGTAPS
- a CDS encoding ABC transporter permease, which gives rise to MMLRYALRTVRHRKGGFLGAFLALMCAAALIAACGTLLETGLRGTISTERYAATPVVVSADQNVHKTTVKHKKGKTKTKHKAKPIAERAWLPENLTARLGAAPGVERVIPELTFLAQPLTPTGTGDRTAYGHSWDSAALTPYTLATGVAPSAPGDLVVDRYLADRARIDLGDRLTVQSTQSPRTYRVTGIAVPAGDRVRHQTSLFFSAAEARRLAAHPGKVTAFGVVPAEGTDTATLEAAVAKALHGTTAQVSSGDERGPVEFLDAAAARIKLVSMGGAMGGTSLLVAVLVVVGTFALSVQQRHRELALLRAVAATSGQIRKLLGREALLVGAAAGVVGALVGLPLGAWLHGRFVDLGAVPATLQHTVSVFPLFAAVAATLVGAWAAARVSSRRIARMRPAEALSETGAALTRPAWGRILAGLVLLAGGTVLVVVLSVLRTEPASTPVTFLTVVVLASAVALLGPLLVRAAVAVLGTPLRLTGPGGRLATANLRGNAVRMASVVTPLTLLIGMTCTVLFVQPTLGDAARGQAREGIRADWVLAAQGPGVPAQAARQLRTGHDVATEVVRTTVRVGLSKYAAQGVTTQGLARTWDPDVTEGSLAGLTKDTIAVSELAADQLHLKPGSTLKLTLGDGTPVTLTVAAVYAKGLGFGDLTMAHDLIARHVDNPLAATVLVSTHRSQGELATAVRKFPGVRVVSPATADSLQAERQQANAEVNYFAMGLVLAFTAIAVVNTLAMSVSERVREFALLRLAGATRRQVLRMLRTEALSVLLLATALGSGIALAVLTAFSVGMTGSAAPAVTPLVYVAVVASAGLLALVASSLPGRAALRVRPVTAATAKE
- a CDS encoding FAD-dependent monooxygenase, with the translated sequence MDPVIIVGAGPVGLTLALALARQEVPSVVLDEGPGKDEQRLARTAVLREDTAALVERLTGFPVTEAGFRWAGWRSMRRKQVMREITFTEDDPMLLHVPQHVLTAALREAIGTERLVKVAVESRLDSLEQETAGVTAHTRGPKGTWWRGSYLVGCDGPRSTVRKLQDIRFPGRTAVERHAVAALRAELPWPGEALLHRTPPWRSSGPPVSEVTARPLAEDVWRMDWLLPPGKDLVTPDLLVARVRETLAGWSGGTTPPYELLDTGVHTVHHRLARRWRAGRVFLAGDSAHLLGALGTQGLDEGLRDADNLAWKLALAWHHGPHEALLDSYQVERRAIVAARLRAADQSLPLLRGGGLRSAVPGAARGHDALLTDGHLGRGPLGAPGAYADSPLAPPYAESAVEVDTAAGAAVADVLVTAEDGSSVALRDRLGRGALLVLLIAPGTVVWDRKHWVTAGIMPRLAAAVTALPHRAELLVAESYPGAAAHTVLLIRPDGHLVTAFGGVRPADLYEAAEAALGGPRSTAGAPAGKS
- a CDS encoding ArsR/SmtB family transcription factor — protein: MAQTPGAADPTEPGRASPASEETASEKTASEEAGRAPVELSDLATLKALAQPRRQRMLQHLTVHGPATSATLARALGLNTGATSYHLRELARYGFVEETGAQGQGRERWWRAVPGDRRFPPRSRQSPEMRLVMDELNHHAYAADLELFEQLQQHAVDGPWADAFPYSRGTIRLTLPELRAFFEEYIALLNRYKRPEADTPADARTVLTRFLAFPAQADAAGDTDEHNRREAQTP
- the recX gene encoding recombination regulator RecX, translated to MTRRTDWSEYVYPVASRGQGHGGDFGSADGGGVHEGGAPGDGEGSREGGGSSGAGSGRGAGDWPYGDDGERGGGARGEGAPGRGGRARRARGRRSGFGESSGDTQDGGTPRSSRAEKGEPPRDPAEQARAICLRLLTGTARTRKQLADALRKREIPDDVADEVLSRYEEVGLINDGAFAEAWVESRHHGRGLARRALAQELRTKGVDSTLIDEAVAQLDSDQEEATARELVARKLRSTRGLDRDKRIRRLAGMLARKGYSQGTALSVVRKALEEEGEDTEFLGDEGF